In the Acidobacteriota bacterium genome, GCGGCGCACCGATCCCCTCGACCCGGAGGAGGTTGTTGTGACCGTTTTGGGGCGTCCACTCCCGGTGGTCGATCACGCCCGGCGGGACCTCCTCGAGCTTGTGGTTCACCAGGCGGTAGGCCCCCACGGCCAGGGCGCAGGGCGTGTCCCTCAGGCAGTCCACCATGAGCGACAGGGAACGGGGCCCGGCGTAAAGGTCGTCCGAGTCCAGCTGCACCGCCCAGCGCCCGCACTGCGGGGCCTCGACCGCGTACTGCCAGCAGCCGCCGATGCCCCGGCCGCGGTCGGGGGGGACCAGGTGGACCACGTTGGGGAAGCGCTCCGCCATCTCGGCGACCCGGGCGGACGTGCCGTCGTCGGAGTGGTTGTCCACCACGAGGACGTTGAAGGGGAAGGAGGCTTCCTGGGTGGCGGCGCTCTCCACGGCTTGGGCAACCGTGCTCACCCGGTTGCGGACGGGGATGATCACGGAGGCGTCCACCGGGTAGGCAGGGGCCGGCGAGGAGAAGGCGGGGGGCGGGGGAAGCCAGGCGCCGGTCCGGCGGAGGTGACCGGTGAAGACGTCTTCCATCTCCCGCTGCCGCTCGGCGTCCTCCCGGCGCTGGTAGGCGAAATGGGCGGCCTCGGGGTCCTCCGCCGACCGGGGGGAGAAGGTGTAGAGCGCCTCGGGGACGTGGCCGACCCGACCGCGGCGGGCGCACTCCAGGAGGACGCCCTGGAGGGCCGCGAAGCGCCACTCCGGCGACGCGCTTTCCGCTTCCACCGCCTTCCGGAACGTCTCGGTGCGGAAGAAGAGAACCGGGCCCATGGGGAAGGTGTCCCGGGCCGAGCCCTCCTGGAAGCGGGGCAACACCACCGTCTCGGGGACCGACCCGCCCCGGTCCAGCTGGTAGCGGCTGTAGAGGCAGCCCCAGCGGCCCGTGTCGAAGGCCTGTTCCAGGCGCCGGAAGAGGGGTTCCCGGGGGGCGGGCACGCCCTCGGCGGTGAAGAGGGCCACGCGGCCGCCCCGGAGGGAATCGGCGATCCGGCGCAGCGCGACGGTGTCGAGAAAGCGGGGGGATTCCACCCGGACCCGGGTGGGGCCGTGGGCGAGGGGGGGGGCCGCCCAGGCCGGGCCCGCCTGGACGAGGCGCTCCACCACCCCGCTTCCGAGCCACGGGGCGGCCGCGGCTTCCGCCTCGTCGGCCGTTCGGCTCCAGGTCACGATGGTCCAGCGGCGGGTTTCGGGCATGGGCCCTCAGAAAACCTTGTCGGCCTTGGTCTGGATAAACTCGTCGATGCGCTCGATGCGCCGGTCGTAAACCATCTTCCGGAAATCCTCCACCATGCCGAAGGCGTCGAGTTCCGCCAGGACGATGTTGATCTCCCACATGCACTTCTGGCGGTCGAGCCGGACCTGGTTCAGGTCGTCCTCGTGCCCCTCCTCGTGGAGGGCCGCGCGGGTGACCTCGCGGAACTTCAGGTGGAGGGCCTTGAGCTCCTTGAGCAGTTTGAAGAGCTTGAGGAGGGAGACCTGCTCGGTGGACGAAAGGTTCTTCTTGACGTCCAGGCTCTTCCGGTACTCCTGGAAGGTCTGGCACAGGACGATGGCCTGGGACTCGGAGAGGCCGCTGACGGCGGCCAGGTCGCGGGGGTTGGCCACGAAGTACTTGTCGAGGGAGTTCATCCCGGCGGCGATGAGCTTGTTCCGGCTGACCGGCCCGATGCCCGGGGTCTTCCGCAGGATGGCGTTGACGATGATGGTGTCGCGGACCGTGCCCCGGCTGGCGTGGGAGTCCGACGTGGCGAAAGCTTCGGGGAGCAGGTCGGAGAGGTTGGCGTACTCCTTCAGGAGCTGGATCCGGATGTCGCGGGAGATGGTGCTGCTGGAGGAGGATTTGGCCATGATCATCAATGACTTGAACCGTTTGACGATGTCCGTGACCTTCTCGTAGCTCATCTTGGTGCCGGCGTCCTCCAGCAGGCGGAGCGAGCCCATGCACATGTCGATCCACGCCTTGTCGGCGGAGCCGCCCTGGAGTTCGCTGATGAAGTCCTTCACGGGCTGGATGTAGGCCCCGGAGATGGAGAGGAAGAGTTTCTCGAGTTCGTCCTGCTCGCTCTGAGAGAGTTCCATGTGGCCCTGCGTGGCGGAGGCGTTCGCCCCGCCCGG is a window encoding:
- a CDS encoding glycosyltransferase family 2 protein yields the protein MPETRRWTIVTWSRTADEAEAAAAPWLGSGVVERLVQAGPAWAAPPLAHGPTRVRVESPRFLDTVALRRIADSLRGGRVALFTAEGVPAPREPLFRRLEQAFDTGRWGCLYSRYQLDRGGSVPETVVLPRFQEGSARDTFPMGPVLFFRTETFRKAVEAESASPEWRFAALQGVLLECARRGRVGHVPEALYTFSPRSAEDPEAAHFAYQRREDAERQREMEDVFTGHLRRTGAWLPPPPAFSSPAPAYPVDASVIIPVRNRVSTVAQAVESAATQEASFPFNVLVVDNHSDDGTSARVAEMAERFPNVVHLVPPDRGRGIGGCWQYAVEAPQCGRWAVQLDSDDLYAGPRSLSLMVDCLRDTPCALAVGAYRLVNHKLEEVPPGVIDHREWTPQNGHNNLLRVEGIGAPRAYDVRALRRVGFPDVSYGEDYAVALALSRQHRVGRVYDPVYLCRRWEGNTDSRPSSAQAAANHEYKDYLRTCELALRRSGSPRPAPGPVQP